In Clarias gariepinus isolate MV-2021 ecotype Netherlands chromosome 1, CGAR_prim_01v2, whole genome shotgun sequence, one DNA window encodes the following:
- the LOC128520915 gene encoding membrane-anchored junction protein, which produces MPVQAFSFPIPETRFFQVGQHVYKFKIKPGSKISSEEEMLDSEFVSEELENAVRVVLLSLDNLHPFATQHFNVFPYRSKWECVSELRFRKGDTKLFAYPFLITLYVETNDPVPPLRANHASTQVPSIKLKISQTVQDRESRLDSPQLYTSCGVPVGNEPKRRRTEEPQEGPLISEELPEVAEEIVCGNEIHTDSEEISPAPSAPSPEFDVVEQDALDSKCTERENPGALARLVSIAAFPFSLLFRRS; this is translated from the exons ATGCCAGTCCAGGCCTTCTCATTCCCTATACCTGAAACCAGGTTCTTTCAGGTCGGCCAACATGTCTACAAGTTCAAGATAAAACCTGGAAGTAAAATTAG tAGTGAAGAGGAGATGTTGGACAGTGAGTTTGTCAGTGAGGAGCTTGAG AATGCTGTACGAGTTGTTCTCCTGAGCCTGGACAATCTTCACCCGTTTGCCACACAGCATTTTAACGTCTTTCcct ATAGGAGTAAGTGGGAGTGTGTGTCAGAGCTGAGATTTAGAAAAGGAGACACAAAATTATTTGCTTACCCCTTCCTCATCACATTATACGTGGAGACAAATGATCCAGTCCCTCCACTCAGAG CGAACCATGCGAGCACACAGGTCCCTTCC ATTAAGTTAAAGATAAGTCAAACTGTACAGGACAGGGAATCAAGATTGGACAGTCCACAGCTTTATACCTCCTGTGGCGTTCCTGTAGGTAATGAACCAAAGCGCAGGAGAACAGAAGAACCACAAGAGGGACCTTTGATTTCTGA AGAGCTGCCCGAGGTCGCAGAAGAAATAGTTTGTGGCAATGAG ATACACACTGATTCAGAGGAGATTTCTCCTGCCCCAAGTGCCCCAAGCCCAGAGTTTGATG TTGTTGAGCAGGATGCCCTGGACTCTAaatgcacagagagagaaaatccgGGAGCCCTTGCTAGACTGGTCAG cattGCAGCATTTCCCTTCTCCCTGCTGTTCAGGCGGAGCTGA
- the zgc:101765 gene encoding glyoxal reductase has protein sequence MADQRSCVRLNTGVQMPLLGLGTFRLRGPEETYQTVDAALTAGYRAFDTAAVYRNEADIGQALCTLLPKHGLSRADVFITTKLSPRDQGSKARDGCLRSLEQLGLDYIDLFLIHWPGTQGIDVTDKRNPDNRAQSWATLEEFHAEGKFRAIGVSNYTVQHMQELLKSCRVVPAVLQVEFHPRLAQRELRELCQKSAVCFQAYSSLGTGVLLSDPLVQELAEQCEKTPAQVLLRWAVQQNVPVLPKSCRPDRVLENGRLFDFELSDSDMAKLSALDCGEKFCWDPSLVL, from the coding sequence ATGGCTGACCAAAGATCTTGTGTCCGGCTGAACACCGGAGTGCAGATGCCACTGTTGGGTTTGGGCACGTTCCGTTTGCGAGGCCCTGAGGAAACTTACCAGACTGTGGATGCTGCATTAACAGCAGGATATCGAGCTTTTGATACTGCAGCAGTGTACCGCAACGAAGCAGACATCGGCCAGGCACTTTGTACCTTGCTGCCCAAACACGGACTTTCCAGAGCTGATGTGTTCATAACAACTAAACTAAGTCCCAGAGACCAGGGTTCCAAAGCCAGGGATGGCTGCTTGAGAAGCCTGGAGCAATTAGGCTTAGATTATATCGACCTGTTTCTCATTCACTGGCCTGGTACACAGGGGATAGATGTAACCGATAAGCGAAACCCTGACAATCGAGCTCAAAGTTGGGCAACCTTGGAAGAGTTCCATGCAGAGGGAAAGTTTCGTGCTATTGGAGTGTCCAACTACACAGTGCAGCACATGCAGGAGCTGCTGAAGAGCTGCAGAGTCGTTCCAGCAGTTCTCCAGGTGGAGTTTCACCCCAGGTTGGCTCAGAGGGAGCTAAGGGAATTATGTCAGAAAAGTGCAGTGTGTTTCCAAGCGTACTCGTCCCTGGGAACAGGCGTCCTCCTCTCTGATCCTCTGGTTCAGGAACTGGCTGAACAATGTGAAAAAACTCCAGCTCAGGTGCTTCTGAGGTGGGCTGTACAGCAAAACGTACCAGTGTTGCCAAAATCATGCAGGCCTGACCGTGTGCTGGAGAACGGGCGTCTGTTTGACTTTGAGCTCAGTGACAGTGACATGGCAAAGCTTTCTGCTCTGGACTGTGGGGAAAAATTCTGCTGGGACCCGTCACTGGTGCTCTAG
- the gpha2 gene encoding glycoprotein hormone alpha-2, with protein sequence MAQRVTPDRLVLMLPFVLLVLLTPFSWSSNGIGPGCHLYPINLTIRSDQRGTCQGTRVVYACVGYCDSSAFPSRYSVLLASNFTHNITSVSRCCTISKSIKVQVRVECPEHHHHDNFEVLTAQACRCHMCHKTRY encoded by the exons ATGGCTCAGCGTGTGACCCCTGATCGCCTTGTTCTTATGCTGCCGTTTGTACTTCTGGTGCTGTTGACTCCATTTAGCTGGAGTTCTAATGGAATAGGCCCAGGCTGCCACCTTTACC CAATTAACTTAACTATCAGGAGTGACCAGAGGGGGACGTGTCAAGGAACCCGTGTGGTGTATGCCTGTGTGGGTTACTGTGACTCCAGTGCATTTCCCTCTCGCTACTCTGTCCTTCTGGCATCTAACTTCACTCATAACATCACTTCAGTTTCTCGTTGCTGCACCATCAGTAAATCCATCAAG GTCCAAGTTCGTGTGGAATGCCCAGAACACCACCACCATGACAACTTTGAGGTTCTTACAGCGCAGGCCTGCCGTTGTCATATGTGCCACAAGACTCGTTACTAA
- the badb gene encoding BCL2 associated agonist of cell death b: MAKICTISDSESDTSSDQEDTKHSKDNREAEASLSGPRLRVSQTPRGEQMARYRNLSINEDDFQEATEGRAGAGDGDSFRPRSRSAPPAFWAAKKYGRELRKMSDEFDTLLDKGMKRVKSAGAATQMRTSLSWFSSLWSHKESDTETLSAQNTRPAE; this comes from the exons ATGGCTAAAATATGTACGATATCTGACAGCGAGTCAGACACATCCAGCGATCAAGAAGATACAAAGCACTCAAAAGACAACCGGGAAGCCGAAGCGTCGCTTTCTGGGCCCCGCCTACGTGTTTCGCAGACGCCCCGAG GAGAGCAAATGGCAAGATATAGGAATTTATCTATAAATGAAGACGACTTCCAGGAGGCGACTGAAGGGAGAGCTGGAGCCGGAGATGGAGATTCTTTCCGACCGCGCTCCCGCTCAGCACCTCCGGCTTTTTGGGCCGCCAAGAAATATGGCAGAGAGCTGAGGAAAATGAGCGATGAGTTTGACACCCTCCTGGACAAAGGG ATGAAGAGGGTAAAGAGTGCAGGTGCAGCCACCCAGATGCGGACCTCCCTGAGCTGGTTCAGCTCCCTCTGGAGCCACAAAGAATCAGACACTGAGACACTGTCAGCGCAAAACACCCGACCTGCAGAGTGA